Below is a genomic region from Persicimonas caeni.
GGCGGTGCCCGAGGACGCGCAGTCGGGCACCCAGGCGAGCCGCGATCTTTTGTCGAGCGGGCGCCTGATCGACCCGCGCGAGTTCTACGCGCAGTGGCTCACCCCCGTGGGTCAGTTGCGCGGTGGCCTGCAGACGAGCCAGTGGGGACTGGGAATCTTGGCCAACGGCGGCTCGACGCAGACCGAGAGTCTCTTCAACCAACACTTCGGCGGCGACCGGGTCATCCGCGCCGTCTTCGCTACCGCCCCGCTCCGTCCGCTCTCCGAGAAGAGCTTTCTCAAAGACGTCTACCTCGCCGTGGGCGGCGACTACGTGTGGCGCGACGAAAACGCCGATCTCTTGGCCGGCGATCAGGCGCTGCAGGGCATGAGCGCGATCCTGTACGACACCGAGCAGACCAAAGGCGGCACCTACGTCGTCTACCGCAACCAGACCGACCGCGACGACGACTTTCTGGAGATCTGGGCGTTCGACGTCTACGGCGACCACACGATGAGCGTGGCCGATGATTTCGAGGTCCGCGCCGCCGCCGAGGCTGCCTTTTTGACGGGCACGTCCAACCGCTCGCTCACCCAAGACGGCCAGCCCGTGTCGGTCACCGGCCTGGGCGCCGCCGCCGAACTCGGCGTGCACTACGAGCCGGCCAAGCTCGGCCTCGAGCTTCGCAGCGGCTACGCCTCGGGCGACGCCAACACCGACGACGACACGCTCTACCGCTTTCGGTTCGACCCCAACTACAACGTCGGACTGGTGATGTTCGATTACTACCTGCCGGCGGTCACGCGCACGAGCGTGAGTGCCATCCACGATCCCGCCCGCAGCGGCGAGGCGCCCAAAGGCGTGGGCGGATTGGTCAACGACGGCGGCATCGAAAACGCCCTGTACCTGAGCCCGCGCGTGCTCTACGGCTCGGAAGACGGCTTTTTGGCAGGCTTCAGCTTCTTGTGGGCGCAGGCCGATCAGCCGGTCTTCGATCCGTACAACTCCTTCGAAAATGGCGGCGTGCCCACCGGCATCAACGGGCGCAGCCCCGCCTCCAAAGATCTGGGCATGGAGTTCGACGCGGCCATGCAGTACCGCTTCGAGCCGGTCGACGAGCTGACGCTGGAAATGAAGGGCGAATACGGTATCTTCTTCCCCGGCGAAGCCTTCGAAGACGCCTCTGGCGCCCCGCAGGGTGCGCAGAGCTTGGCCCGAGTGCGCATGAGCGTGCTCTGGTAGACACCGTACACATCCCGACATGACCGACTCCAAACGCACCTACTGGCGTCCCAAGCCCCTCGATCGCTGGGACTGGCCCATCGGCGCGGCGGTGCTCCTGGGCACCTTCGCGCTCTTGATGGCCACCCTCGACATGGGCTTCACGCGCGACGAGAGCTTCTATTTCCACGCCGCCTACGAGTATATCGGCTGGTTTGAAGAGCTGTGGGACAACCTGCTCGCCGGCAACCTCGCCGAGAGTTTCACCAAGGCGAACGTCGACAAGCATTGGAGCTACAACCCCGAGCACCCCGTGCTCGTCAAGACGCTCTTTGCGCTGAGCCACAAGCTGTTCCACGACAAGCTCGAGTGGCTCAGCCACTCCGAGGCGATGCGCCTGCCCGGGGTCGCCTTCGGGGCGATCACCGTCTTCTTCACCTACCTGTTCGGCCGGCAGACCTTCGGCCGCTTCGCGGGCCTGATCGCCGTCGGCGCCCTCCTGTTCCAGCCGCGCTTCTTTTTCCACGCCCACTTGACCGTCTTCGACGTGCCCGTGACCGCGCTGTGGCTGATGGTGGTCTACGCCTACTGGCGAAGCTACGAGAGCAAGGGGTGGGCGGTGGCCACCGGCGTGCTGTGGGGCCTGGCGCTGTCCGCCAAGCTCAACGCCTTTTTCCTGCCGCCGGTGCTCTTGCTGCACTGGTTCTTCGTGCACTGGCGTGAATTCGGCTTCAAGCGCGACGAGGCGGGCGCGCGGCTCAAAATCCCGCCGGTGCCCTGGGCGTTCGTGGCGATGGCCGTCATCGGGCCGATTCTGTTCTACGCGCTGTGGCCACGCCACTGGTTCGACACGTGGAACCGCGTGGAGTGGTACCTGAACTTCCACCTCAAGCACGTCCACTACTTCGTCTGGTACTTCGGCGAGCGCCTCGATCTGCCCCCATTCCCCATGGCCTTCCCGTGGGTGATGACGGCGGTGACCGTGCCCGCGACCATTCTGCTCTCGTTCGTCCTGGGTATTTGGGCAGCCGCACGCCAGTGGCGCTTCGTCGACTGGGCCAAGCAGTGGTACGCCGCGCTTCGCCGGCGCGAACTCCCCAACACCAAGGACCCGCGAGCGGGCTTCGACCCCAAGGGCACCGGGCTTCTGTTGGCGATCAACTTCCTCTTTCCGATCGTCCTCATCGGCATGCCCGACACGCCCGTCTTCGGCGGCACCAAGCACTGGATGCCGGCGATGCCGTTTATGGCGATGCTCTCGGGCGCCGGCGTGGCCATGGCGTGCGCCATGACGATGCGTGCGCTCCACGAGTACAAGGAGAGCCTGGTCCGACCGGCCGTCGGTTGGACCGTCGCCGGCCTGCTGACGGTCTCGGTGCTCGGCCCGGCGGTCTATGCGACCTGGTACAGCCACCCCTTCGGCACCAGCTACTACAACGAGCTCATCGGCTCGTACCGCGGCGCCGCCGACTCCCAGATGATGCGCCAATTCTGGGGCTACACCGCCCGCCAGGGCCTGCCCTGGCTCGACGAGCACGCCCCCAAAAACGCGCGTGTGTGGACCCACAACACCACCGGCTACGCCTGGAATATGTACCGGCGAGACGACATGGTCCGAAAAGACCTGCGCGGGTCGAGCTACCGGGGCAGCCAATACGGGCTCTTCCACCACCAGCGCGCCTTTGTCTGGCCGCTCACGCGACTGTGGAACGAGTACGGCACGATGGCCCCGGCTCATGTGGTCAGCATCGACGGGGTGCCGGTGTTGAGCATCTACGAGCGACCGGGGACGCGCGAGAAGGCGAAACAGCGCGAAAAGACAAAGAAACAGCGCGAAAAGACAAGAGAGTAGAGTCGCGTAACATCTTCCTCCCCGCGCGAAGCGCAGGGGAGGACCGAGGAGGGGCCTCCTCCTCCGCGAGCAAAGCGAAGTGGAGGAGGACCGAGGAGGAGGAGGACAGGCGTACATGAAACAAGTAGACGTATAAGAAGTCGAACAGCCTCTCCCTCGGTCCCTCTCCATTTCGCTTCGCTACATGGAAAGGGAGTCCTCTCCTCAATCCTCTCCTTCCCTTCGCTTCGCTACGGGCGGAGAGGAAGATGTCGGTGTGGCAGGAGTTTTAGATCGTTCGGGCGTCGCCTCCGTTAGAACCATCCGAACCGACGGATGAACCTACGGAGCTCCCATGAACCGCCTTACCCAATCGACCGCCCTGCTCGTCCTGCTCACCACCCTCGCCCTGGCCGGCTGTAGCAACGCCGGCAAGTCGGCCGATTCCGCCATGCAATCCGAGGCCGTGGCCCGCTCCTCGGGAGGCGGCTTCACCGGCAGTGACGAAGCGAGCGAGTCGGGCGGCGAAGCCCGCATCGACGGGCGAAAGCTCAAGCGCAACGCCTGGCTGACCGTCGAGGTCGACAACGAAGACGATATCCCCAAGACCATCGAAAAAGCCCGGCAGTTGGCTCAGAACGCCAACGGCTATATCCAGAGCGCGTCGACCCACTCGGTGACCATGATGGTGCCGACCGAGCGGGCCGAGAACTTCCTCGACGAGTTGGCGGCGCTGGGCGAGGT
It encodes:
- a CDS encoding alginate export family protein, which codes for MNTLSKAILPLLCLSLLVPATAFAQEDTVPQGEQASTTAEDDDDTSPKLLYRLWGDLADNPTFAAGDGERTALRQLIRGRIDMDNEEFRMVAEVDLFAGRLAGDSDPAVPEDAQSGTQASRDLLSSGRLIDPREFYAQWLTPVGQLRGGLQTSQWGLGILANGGSTQTESLFNQHFGGDRVIRAVFATAPLRPLSEKSFLKDVYLAVGGDYVWRDENADLLAGDQALQGMSAILYDTEQTKGGTYVVYRNQTDRDDDFLEIWAFDVYGDHTMSVADDFEVRAAAEAAFLTGTSNRSLTQDGQPVSVTGLGAAAELGVHYEPAKLGLELRSGYASGDANTDDDTLYRFRFDPNYNVGLVMFDYYLPAVTRTSVSAIHDPARSGEAPKGVGGLVNDGGIENALYLSPRVLYGSEDGFLAGFSFLWAQADQPVFDPYNSFENGGVPTGINGRSPASKDLGMEFDAAMQYRFEPVDELTLEMKGEYGIFFPGEAFEDASGAPQGAQSLARVRMSVLW
- a CDS encoding ArnT family glycosyltransferase, yielding MTDSKRTYWRPKPLDRWDWPIGAAVLLGTFALLMATLDMGFTRDESFYFHAAYEYIGWFEELWDNLLAGNLAESFTKANVDKHWSYNPEHPVLVKTLFALSHKLFHDKLEWLSHSEAMRLPGVAFGAITVFFTYLFGRQTFGRFAGLIAVGALLFQPRFFFHAHLTVFDVPVTALWLMVVYAYWRSYESKGWAVATGVLWGLALSAKLNAFFLPPVLLLHWFFVHWREFGFKRDEAGARLKIPPVPWAFVAMAVIGPILFYALWPRHWFDTWNRVEWYLNFHLKHVHYFVWYFGERLDLPPFPMAFPWVMTAVTVPATILLSFVLGIWAAARQWRFVDWAKQWYAALRRRELPNTKDPRAGFDPKGTGLLLAINFLFPIVLIGMPDTPVFGGTKHWMPAMPFMAMLSGAGVAMACAMTMRALHEYKESLVRPAVGWTVAGLLTVSVLGPAVYATWYSHPFGTSYYNELIGSYRGAADSQMMRQFWGYTARQGLPWLDEHAPKNARVWTHNTTGYAWNMYRRDDMVRKDLRGSSYRGSQYGLFHHQRAFVWPLTRLWNEYGTMAPAHVVSIDGVPVLSIYERPGTREKAKQREKTKKQREKTRE
- a CDS encoding DUF4349 domain-containing protein, which translates into the protein MNRLTQSTALLVLLTTLALAGCSNAGKSADSAMQSEAVARSSGGGFTGSDEASESGGEARIDGRKLKRNAWLTVEVDNEDDIPKTIEKARQLAQNANGYIQSASTHSVTMMVPTERAENFLDELAALGEVTDKHVSVVDVTSQYVDLEIRIDNLEKTRQRLQQLLAQSAKVQDVLEVEKELSRVTIELERLKGQMRTMKRETTYASIRLNVEEEVTPGPLGWVFYGGYKAVKWLFVWD